AGGGCGAGCTGGCTGTTGCGGAGAATGCCTTGCGTGCGCTGTTGTCATCTCCAGGCCTTTCCGTTGATGAAGAGGTGACCGTCGAGTACGAACTGGCGCTGACCCTGCAACGGTTGGGCAGGGGAGACGAGTCGCGGATGCTGCTTGAAGAGGTCGAGCGAGCCTGCCCCGGCTTCAGGGATACGGCCCTGCTGCTGCAGGATGCCGCCGAGGGCGGCGATGATGCGAGCCTTGATTTCAGTGACGAGGACCTGCAGGGGTTTGACCTGAAATAGCGGCAGTCGTCCGGCGGCGCCTGCCGGAAATCCTTTGCAAATGATACTGGATACTGTATGCCCACATTTTTGAGTCGTATGATTTTTTTCAGCCGCTGGACGCAGCTGCCCCTCTACCTGGGGCTGATCGTTGCGCAGGTTGTCTACGCGTACAAGTTTCTCAAGGAGCTGGCGCGTCTGGTCATGGGTACTGCCACGGGAACGCTGGGCGAGACCGAGATCATGCTGGTCGTGCTGGGGCTGGTGGATATTGTGATGATTGCCAACCTGCTGATCATGATCATCATCGGCGGGTATGATATTTTTGTTTCCCGTGTTGACGTCGACGGGCACCCGGACCAGCCGGAGTGGCTGAACCACGTCAATGCGGGGGTGCTGAAGGTCAAGCTTTCGATGGCCATCATCAGCATCTCCTCAATCCACCTGCTGACCTCGTTCATGAACATGGCCAAGGTCAGTGACCGCGACCTTGTCGCCCAGGCGTCGATTCACGTCGTCTTCCTGTTGTCCGCCTTGATCATGGCCTGGATCGATAAAATCAGCACGCAGGCACATCCCGATCCGCAGCACTGAGCGGGCTGGCACGGACGCTTCCGGGTACGCGGCGGGAGCTGCATGGGGAGCATGAGAGGCAGGGGGACGATACCCTGGCAGTGAGCAACGCAAACGACAAGCGGGGCGGGTCGATGACCCGCCCCGCTTTGTCTGTGGTCGGGGGTTAGAACATCCCGGGGTTCTGGGCATCGACAACGGCAATGGCCGCCATCTTCACGATATCTTCGACGCTGTCCCCCCGTTGCAGGACGTGCACCGGTTTCTTGGTGCCCATCAGGATCGGGCCGATCGCTTCGGCACCGCCCAGCCGGTGCAGCAGCTTGTAGCAGATGTTGCCGGAGTTGAGGTCCGGGAAGATCAGAATGTTGGCCGGCGTTTTCAGCTGCGAGAATTCAAAGCCGTCCAGCAGCTCGGGCACCACTGCCGTGTCGGCCTGCATCTCGCCTTCCACGATCAGATCCGGCGCACGCTCGTTGACGATCTCCACCGCCCGCTTGACCTTCTGGGCGTGGGGGTGGTTGGCCGAGCCGAAGTTGGAAAAGGAGAGCATGGCTACCCGCGGTTCGATATCAAGCATCCGCACCGTGTTGGCGGCCAGGATGGCGGTTTCGGCCAGTTCTTCGGCCGTGGGGTCGATGGTGACGGTGGTGTCGGCCAGGAAGTAGACCCCTTTCTTGAACACCATCATGTAGAGGCCGTGCACGCCGGCCAGTCCCTCCTGCTTGCCGATTACCTCAAGTGCGGGACGGATGGTGTCGGGATAGTGGGTGTCGATACCGGACAGCATGGCGTCGGCATCGTCCATCCGGACCATCATGGCGCCGAAGTGGTTGCGGGACTTGCGGCGGATGATCCGTCCCGCCTCGCTCTGGGTGACCCCGCGGCGCTGACGCAGGCGGTACAGCTCCTGGCTGTAGGCCTCGGAATACTCCGAGGTCTTGGTGTCAACGATCTGGGTGCCGTTCAACTCCAGGCCCAACTCGGCGATCTTCTCGGTGATCTTGTCGGTATCCCCCACCAGGATCGGGTGGGCGATTTTCTCCTCAACCAGCACCTGGGCGGCGCGGAGGATTTTCTCGTTGTCCCCCTCGGGGAAGACGACTTTCTTGGGGTCACTCTTGGCCTTGTTGATGATCATCCGCATGATCTCTTTGGACTTGCCCTGGGTCGACTCCAGATGCTCGATGTACTTGGCCATGTCCTCGATCGGCTGCCGCGCCACGCCCGAATCCATGGCCGCCTGGGCCACGGCCGGCGCCACGTGCAGCAGGACACGGGGATCGAACGGCTTGGGAATGATGTAGTCCGGTCCGAAGACAAACTTCTTGTTGCCGTAGGCCTTGCTGACCGAGTCGGGCACCTCTTCCCGTGCCAGTTTGGCCAGGGCCTGCACGGCGGCGAGCTTCATCTCTTCATTGATGCCGGTGGCCCGCACATCCAGCGCACCGCGGAAAATGAAGGGGAAGCCCAGCACGTTGTTCACCTGGTTGGGGTAGTCGGAGCGGCCGGTGGCCATGATTACGTCGTTGCGAACGGCGAACGCCTCCTCGGGGGTGATCTCCGGATCGGGATTGGCCATGGCAAAGATGATCGGGTTGGGGGCCATGCTGGCCACCATCTCACGGGTGAAGGCCCCCTTGACGGAGAGGCCGAAGAGCACGTCGGCGCCGGCGGCGGCCTCTTCCAGGGTGCGGAACGGGGTGTCTGCCGCAAACAGCTCCTTGTAGGGGTTCATCCCCTCCTTGCGCCCTTTGTAGATGACTCCCTTGGTGTCGCACATGATCATGTTGTTCGGTTTGACGCCTAACGCTATGGCCAGCTTGGCGCAGGAGTTGGCCGAGGCGCCGGCACCGTTGACCACGATGCGGATGTCCTCCAGCTTCTTGCCCACCAGCATCAGGGCGTTGATCAGGGCTGCCGAGGAAATGATGGCGGTACCGTGCTGGTCGTCGTGGAAGACCGGAATTTTCATGGTCTTTTTCAGCTCTTCCTCAATGTAGAAGCACTCCGGCGCCTTGATATCCTCCAGGTTGATGCCGCCGAAAGTGGGCTCCAGCAGCTGACAGGCCCTGATGATCTCGTCGGGATTTTCCGTGTCGAGCTCGATGTCGAACACGTCGATATCGGCGAAGCGCTTGAACAGGATTCCTTTTCCTTCCATGACCGGCTTGCCGGCCAGGGCGCCCAGGTTGCCCAGGCCCAGCACGGCGGTACCGTTGGAAACCACCGCCACCAGGTTGCCTTTGGCGGTATACTTGTAAGCGTCTTCGGGATTCTTCTCGATGGCAAGGCAGGGTTCGGCCACGCCGGGAGAGTAGGCCAGGGAGAGGTCCTCGGCGGTCTGGCAGGGTTTGGTGGGAACAACCTCGATCTTGCCCTTGCGACCCATGGAGTGATACTCAAGTGAGTTTTTGATGTTTGCCATCTGGGCGTGCTCCTTGTAAATTTAGTGTCGCTAAAAAAATGGTTGATTTCAGGCGACTATCGGGGAATTGCATTTATTGCGGCTAAAGACAATAAGCCCCTTCTCCGCATGCTGTCAAGTGCTATCCGTCGTGCAAAAAAATACACTGTTCCAGATGGTGGTTGCGATGCGAGGAGCTCTGTCGTAGACTTTGGCCGATGCTGAAAACCAGTGCATGAGGTGAATATGGTCGATGGCAGCCCTGCCCATATCGGTATCGACATCGGGGGAACCAATTTGCGGGGGGCGCTGGTATCGGCAGACGGCACCATCCTGAACCGCTTCCGCAGCGAAAGTGCCATTGCCGCCGGGGCAACCGCCTTTCTGGACCGCCTTGAGCGCCACATACGGGCAACCCTTGCCGCAGCCACTGGCGAAGGACTCCGGGTTGCCGGCATCGGTGTGGGTGTGCCCGGGCTGATCGACCGCAACGGCACGGTACGCTCCTCGGTCAACATGCAGCCGCTGGACGGAGTCAACCTCGCCGTCTCCCTGGAGGAACGGGTGGGGGTGCCGGTCCGTTGCGGCAACGACGCCAACCTGATCGCCCTGGGAGAGGCACGCACCGGCGCCGGCAGGGGGTTGAACTCCCTGGCCGTGGTGACCATCGGTACCGGCCTGGGTAGCGGCCTGATCCTCGACGGACGGCTCTGGACCGGCAGCGGCGGCTACGCCTCCGAGTTCGGCCACCTGACCCTGGAACCGGAGGGACTGCCGTGCCCCTGCGGCAACCGTGGATGCCTGGAGCAGTATGTCTCGGCCTCTGCGCTGAGCAGGTACGGCAACGGCAGGCAGCCGGAGGAACTGGCCCGGGCTGCAGGCCGGGGGGAGCGTGAAGCACTGGCCGCTTTCGAACGGATTGGTGTCTGCCTGGGAACCGGCTTGGCCGGTCTGCTCAATCTGCTCAATCTGGACGGGATCGTTATCGGCGGTGGGGTGGCAGCCAGCTTCGATTTGATGGCTCCGGCCATCCGGCGCACTCTGGCGGCCAGGACCTTTCCCCGTATTGCGGCGGGGGTCAAGGTGCGCAGATCCCGGCTGGGTGATGATGCCGGGTTGCTGGGGGGAGCCATGCTGGTAGCCGAACAGTTGGCGGAGCAGGGCCAGTCATAGGACAAACGACGGATACGAAAGGAAACGACATCAGCATGAAGACAGCACTTTTGATCATGGCCCACGGCAGCCGCATCCCGGAAG
The window above is part of the Trichlorobacter ammonificans genome. Proteins encoded here:
- a CDS encoding NADP-dependent malic enzyme, producing the protein MANIKNSLEYHSMGRKGKIEVVPTKPCQTAEDLSLAYSPGVAEPCLAIEKNPEDAYKYTAKGNLVAVVSNGTAVLGLGNLGALAGKPVMEGKGILFKRFADIDVFDIELDTENPDEIIRACQLLEPTFGGINLEDIKAPECFYIEEELKKTMKIPVFHDDQHGTAIISSAALINALMLVGKKLEDIRIVVNGAGASANSCAKLAIALGVKPNNMIMCDTKGVIYKGRKEGMNPYKELFAADTPFRTLEEAAAGADVLFGLSVKGAFTREMVASMAPNPIIFAMANPDPEITPEEAFAVRNDVIMATGRSDYPNQVNNVLGFPFIFRGALDVRATGINEEMKLAAVQALAKLAREEVPDSVSKAYGNKKFVFGPDYIIPKPFDPRVLLHVAPAVAQAAMDSGVARQPIEDMAKYIEHLESTQGKSKEIMRMIINKAKSDPKKVVFPEGDNEKILRAAQVLVEEKIAHPILVGDTDKITEKIAELGLELNGTQIVDTKTSEYSEAYSQELYRLRQRRGVTQSEAGRIIRRKSRNHFGAMMVRMDDADAMLSGIDTHYPDTIRPALEVIGKQEGLAGVHGLYMMVFKKGVYFLADTTVTIDPTAEELAETAILAANTVRMLDIEPRVAMLSFSNFGSANHPHAQKVKRAVEIVNERAPDLIVEGEMQADTAVVPELLDGFEFSQLKTPANILIFPDLNSGNICYKLLHRLGGAEAIGPILMGTKKPVHVLQRGDSVEDIVKMAAIAVVDAQNPGMF
- a CDS encoding ROK family protein, with protein sequence MVDGSPAHIGIDIGGTNLRGALVSADGTILNRFRSESAIAAGATAFLDRLERHIRATLAAATGEGLRVAGIGVGVPGLIDRNGTVRSSVNMQPLDGVNLAVSLEERVGVPVRCGNDANLIALGEARTGAGRGLNSLAVVTIGTGLGSGLILDGRLWTGSGGYASEFGHLTLEPEGLPCPCGNRGCLEQYVSASALSRYGNGRQPEELARAAGRGEREALAAFERIGVCLGTGLAGLLNLLNLDGIVIGGGVAASFDLMAPAIRRTLAARTFPRIAAGVKVRRSRLGDDAGLLGGAMLVAEQLAEQGQS
- a CDS encoding TIGR00645 family protein: MPTFLSRMIFFSRWTQLPLYLGLIVAQVVYAYKFLKELARLVMGTATGTLGETEIMLVVLGLVDIVMIANLLIMIIIGGYDIFVSRVDVDGHPDQPEWLNHVNAGVLKVKLSMAIISISSIHLLTSFMNMAKVSDRDLVAQASIHVVFLLSALIMAWIDKISTQAHPDPQH